In Deinococcus misasensis DSM 22328, the genomic stretch TCAGGATCCAGTCTGACAGCCTCAGCGAGGCACTTTGCAGCCTCCAGCAATGCTGCACGGTCAAACAGGATGTTGTTCAGGTCCCACCGTTCCCACTGCCCGAGGGGAAAGTCCTCGACATCCCAGATCCGAAACGGGCAATTCCCATCTGGAATGGCCTGTTCCAGAAGCACTTCAGCATCCATGCATTTGAGTTGGGCAGGTGGAAGGACATCCTTCAGGCTCTGGTGAAGCTGCTGTTGTGCTCTGGTGAAAGCGGCGTTCAAAGCAGGGTCAATGTCTGCCCGGTGGATTGGCGTTTCAATGCGCCTGTGCCGCTCTGGATCTGCATGGGCCATTTCCACAGCACAATTTCTCACGGTGACTTTCAGGCCCAGCAGGTCCAGCACTTCAGGAAACTTGCGGGCACGCAGCACCGAGCACTCCAAATCCTTCTGGTGTTCTCCGGTCCAGTTGTACGCTCGGGAAAGAAAATACAGCTCTTCAGCATTCAAGTCCTCCACAGTGCGACCATCAAGCAGAAGTTGCTTGATCTGCTGGCCTTCCTCTCTGGAATGCATCACGTCCGTTTCAAAAAGGGCTTTCACCTGATCCAGAGGCGTTTTTGTCATGGCCTCAGATTGCTCCATCTCGATTTCTTCGATGGTTTGAGACCACAGGTCTTCATCATTCTGAAAGTGGAAAAACCAGAGAACCGGACCCTTTGAAAGGGTCCGGTTCTGTTTTTAGAGCACACACTTCAATTCTTGTGCCTGAGCCGGTCCAGCGTGACGGCCAGCACGATCAAACATCCAATCACCACTTCGTTGAGCAGGGGATTGACCGAGAAGTGCACCAGAGCGTTGTTGACCACCGCCATGATCAGCACCCCCACCAGTGATCCCCAGATCGACCCGAGTCCTCCGGCAAGGGAGGTGCCTCCGATGACCACTCCGGTGATGGCGGTGAGTTCGTAGCCCACCCCGTTGGTGAAGATGCCCGAGTCCAGCCTCGAAATCAGGATCATCCCTGCAAGGGCGGACAGCACACTGGAGAGCATGTACACGCCAATTTTGACCCGGTCTGCGTGAATCCCGGTGAGTTTGACGGCTTCTTCGTTGCCTCCGATGGCGTACACGTAACGTCCAAAGCGGGTGTATTTGAGGGTGAGGGCGCACAGGGCAAACACACTCAGGGCAATCAAGGTGGGCACAGGGACGCGCAACACGGTCCCGTCGCTGATCCATTTGATGGTTTCAGGCAGGCCCTGAATGGGTGATCCCGAGGTGAGGGTGAGGGCGAGTCCCTTGAGGGCAGAGAGGGTCCCGAGGGTGACGATGAAGGGCGGCAACTTCAGGCGGGTGATCAGGATGCCGTGCAGGAAGCCCACAAATGCTCCCAGCAGGATTCCCACCAGAATGGCCAGCCATGGGTTCAAGGGGGTGAAGCTCTGGGAGGCGTATCCGAAGCTGCCTTTCATGAGGCCAGCAGCAATCACCCCAGAGAGGCCCACCACCGATCCCACCGAGAGGTCAATGCCTCCGGTGAGGATCACGAACGTCTGCCCGGCTGCCACAATGGCCACCACCGAGGCGGCAAGGCCGATCAGCATCAGGTTGTCGAAGGTGCCAAAGGCAGGCCGGAAAATGGAGAACAGGACCACCATCAGGACCAGCACCAGCAGGGTGCCGGATTGGTCGAGGAGGTTTTTCCACGGGAAACTCTGGGGTTTGGGCGGGTTGGGGTTGCGGATCATGGGGTGACTCCTTGTCCTGCAGCCAGTTGCATCACGGCTTCCTGACTGAATTGTGGGCGGCTGAGTTCGCCTTGAATGCGGCCTTCGTGCATCACCAGAATGCGGTCAGACATCCCGAGCAGTTCGGAAAGGTCGCTGGAAACCATCAGGATGGCCATGCCTTCCTGGGCCATCTGGTTGATCAGGCGGTAGATTTCGACTTTGGCGCCCACGTCC encodes the following:
- a CDS encoding ABC transporter permease, with the translated sequence MIRNPNPPKPQSFPWKNLLDQSGTLLVLVLMVVLFSIFRPAFGTFDNLMLIGLAASVVAIVAAGQTFVILTGGIDLSVGSVVGLSGVIAAGLMKGSFGYASQSFTPLNPWLAILVGILLGAFVGFLHGILITRLKLPPFIVTLGTLSALKGLALTLTSGSPIQGLPETIKWISDGTVLRVPVPTLIALSVFALCALTLKYTRFGRYVYAIGGNEEAVKLTGIHADRVKIGVYMLSSVLSALAGMILISRLDSGIFTNGVGYELTAITGVVIGGTSLAGGLGSIWGSLVGVLIMAVVNNALVHFSVNPLLNEVVIGCLIVLAVTLDRLRHKN